The genomic window CAATACTAAAATAGAAGAAGTAGTATTTGAAGATGGAAAATACACTCATCCTATTAAAGAAGCATATAGTAAATATTTAGAAGCTAGAGAATTTGTATATAAAAACAATCCAAAAGATATGTGCCTTATGGACATAGCTGTAATGGGCATGAAAGAACTTAGAAAACAAGGGAAATTAGAAGACCTTGAAGAATCAGATGAGATAAATGCTTGCAGTATAGAATGTGATGTAGACATAGATGGAAAAATAGAAAAATATTTAGTAATGTTTAAAAACGAAACTCATAACCATCCAACAGAAATAGAGCCTTTTGGTGGAGCGGCTACTTGTCTTGGGGGATCTATACGTGATCCATTATCAGGAAGATCGTATGTTTATCAAGCTATGAGAGTTACAGGAAGTGCAGATCCTAGAAAACCTATTGAAGAAACTATTCCTGGAAAGCTTTCACAAAGACAAATTACAATAAATGCAGCTCATGGATATAGTTCTTATGGAAATCAAATAGGTCTTGCAACTGGTCATGTAGCAGAAGTTTATCATGAGAATTTTGTGGCTAAAAGAATGGAAGTAGGTGCAGTTATAGCAGCAGCACCAAAAGAAAATGTAATACGTTTGGAGCCAGAAAAAGGCGATATAGTAATTTTAGTTGGTGGCAGAACAGGCCGTGATGGATGTGGAGGAGCTACAGGTTCATCAAAGGAACATGATGAAACTTCAATTTTAGAATGTGGGGCAGAAGTGCAAAAAGGTAATGCACCTACAGAAAGAAAAATTCAGAGACTTTTTAGAAATCCACAGGTTAGCAAAATGATTAAAAGGTGTAATGATTTTGGCGCTGGTGGAGTTTCAGTAGCTATTGGTGAATTAAGTGATGGGCTAAATATAAATCTTGATTTAGTTACAAAAAAATATGAGGGATTGGATGGAACAGAGCTTGCTATATCAGAATCACAGGAAAGAATGGCTGTTGTTGTAACAAAAGATGATGTAGAAAAATTTATAGAATATGCTAAAGAAGAAAACCTTGAAGCTAATGTAGTTGCAGAAGTTACTGATAACAGTAGACTTGTAATGAGCTGGAGAGGTAAAAATATAGTTGATATAAGCAGAGAATTTTTAGATACAAATGGTGCACTTCAAAGAACTAATATTAAGGTTGAAAATCCATGTACTACAACTCATTTTGATTTAAAATCTATAGACAATATTGAAGAAGCATGGTTAGAAAACCTTAAAAATTTAAATGTATGTAGTCAAAAGGGATTGGTTGAAAGGTTTGATAGTTCTATAGGAGCTGGAACTGTACTTATGCCTTTTGGTGGTAAGTATCAAGCTACTCCGTCAGAAGTTATGTGCGCTAAGATTCCAGTTATGAATGGAGAAACTTCAACAGGTACTTTAATGTCTTATGGATACAATCCTAATATAGGTATGTGGAGTCCTTTCCATGGAGGATTATATGCTGTTATAGAATCTGTAACAAAAATAGTTGCTGCAGGAGGAGATTATAAAAATATAAGACTTACTCTTCAGGAATATTTTGAAAAACTTTATTACAATCCTGAAAAATGGGGAAAACCATTTGCAGCTTTACTTGGAGCCTTTTATGCTCAAAAGGCTTTAGAAATACCAGCAATAGGTGGAAAAGATAGTATGTCTGGTACTTTCAAAGATATAAATGTACCTCCTACTTTAGTTTCTTTTGCAGTAGATGTGGTAAATACAGATAAAGTTATTTCTCCTGAATTTAAAAAATTTGGTAATAAAGTTGTTCTTTTAAGAACATCTAAGGATGAACACTTGATTCCTAATTTTGAGGAATTAAAGAAGAATTATTCTATAGTTAATAAATTAATAGGGGAAGGAAAAGTTTTATCAGCTTCTTCTATTAAAAATGGTGGTATTGCTGAGGCTATATCAAAAATGTGTTTTGGAAATAAAATAGGAATGAATTTTTCACATAATATAAAGAAAAATGAACTTTTTTCTGAAGATTACGGTTCTATAATATTAGAGTTAGACAGTAGTGTAGAATTAAAATCAGACTTTAATGGAGCAAACTATGTAATTCTTGGATTCACTTCTTCTAAAGAAGAAATAAAGTTTGGTGATATAGTAATGCCTATAAATAAACTTTATGAAAGATGGCAGCAACCTTTAGAAAAAGTCTTCCCTACTAAATTAGAGAAACAAAAAGAGGAAGAGGATGAAAACAAACTTAAGAATGTAACTTTTGAGAGTAAGATAGTTACAAATCCTAAGTTAGGTATTGCAAAACCTAAAGTGTTTATACCAGTATTCCCAGGTACTAATTGCGAATATGATCTTGAAAAAGCTTTCAAAAAAGCTGGAGCAGAAGTGGAAGTTGGAGTATTTAGAAATATAACTCCAAAAGATATTGAAGAATCTATAGAGAATATGACTAAATCTATAAAAACTTCACAAATGATTATGCTTCCAGGAGGATTTAGTGCAGGGGATGAGCCGGATGGTTCAGGTAAATTTATAGCAGCAGTATTTAGAAACTCAAAAGTAAAAGAAGCTGTAATGGAGCTTTTAAATAGCAGAGATGGATTGATGCTAGGAATATGCAATGGATTCCAAGTGTTGATAAAACTTGGACTTGTACCTTATGGAGAAATAAGAGATATAGATGAAGAGTGTCCAACTTTAACTTTTAACAAAATAGGAAGACATATATCAAAAATAGTAAACACAAAAATAACATCAAATTTATCACCATGGTTAAATAAAGTTCAAGCTGGAGATATACACAGTATAGCTGTTTCTCACGGTGAAGGAAGATTTGTTTGCAATGAAAAGTTAGCAGAAAATCTATTTAAAAATGGCCAAATAGCTACTCAATATGTAGATTTAAATGGAAATCCTAGCTGTGACATAGAGTTTAATCCTAACGGGTCTATGTACGCAGTAGAAGGTATAACAAGTCCGGATGGTCGTGTTTTTGGTAAAATGGGGCACTCAGAAAGAATAGGCAAAAATGTTTATAAAAATATTATAGGGGAAAAAGATCAAAAGATTTTTGAAAGTGGAGTAGAATACTTTAAATAAGCAGAGACTTAACGAATAATGGCAGAGAAAAAGGTTTTTCTAAATATACGTAGTTATCTATTAAACCTTCAGTACGCAAAGAAGTACTAAAGTTGTAGCTTTCTAAAAGTGCTACCCGTACTTATGGGGCGTCCATGCCCCAAGTTCGGCTGCCGGATTCCTTTCCGGCAATTACGCACTTTTAGAATTCTACACCTTAAGTACTTCTAATTGCTACTTCAATGTTTAATTCGCTAACTACATATATAAGAAAAACCAATTTCTCTGCCTTAATTTTGTTATAAGTAAATTAATTTTATTATGTATATTTAGGTAGTGAAGGAAAGGCTAAAGGAGGATTTTGTTCCTTGTGTCAGAAAATCTTTGAATTAAGAGAGTAAAGCAGTTAATGAAAAATTGAATTTTCATTAACTGCTTCTTTAATTTAAAGATTACTTTACTGGTTACTGAATAAAAGTATTACCTTCATTTCAAATATAAAATGAAGATAAAAAACGATTTCATTATGTAGAAATAGACAGTATATTGTTGACTTATGAAAAATAAGATGATAATATAGCAATTGGAAAATTTGTAGATATATTTATATCATATAAATCCGATAATATGGTTCGGAGGTTTCTACGAGAATACCTTAAATTTTCTCACTATGAATAAATGTATATAAGTTGTTACTAATTCTAGTAAAGGATGCTTATAGCCATTTACTAGAATTTTTTTATACTTTTTTTATCCGATGTCTAACCATTCTAATACTCCCATCCCACTCTGTGAAGGCGATTCGCACCAAATCGAAGATTTGGACTCTCTGCTTTTCTTTAAAGTGGGAGTAAAGAATGGCATGACCCTGGATAATGTTTTCTACGCTTCAGGTAGAGTTTAAAACTTTATCTAAAGCCAAGAAATTTATTTATAGGGAGGATACATAAATGGAAACTACAAATGAAAGAAATGATTCATTTTTTGAAAGGTTTTTTCAATTATCGAAAAATGGGACAAATGTAAAAACTGAGGTTTTAGCAGGATTTACTACGTTTATTACAGTGGCTTATGCGCTTTTAGTAATTCCTAATATATTAAAATTCTCTGGAATGAATGCTTTAGGAGCTAAAGGAGATGCAGCTGCTTCTATAATAATGGCAAATGATCCTATAGTAAGTTCAGCTTATGTTGGAACTTGTATAGCTTCAGCTTTAGGAACACTCATTATGTCTTTTTATGCAAATTTACCTTTTGCTTTAGCACCGGGATTAGGATTGGTTTCATTTTTCTCATATAGTGTTTGTATAAAACTTGGATATACATGGCAACAAGGACTAGCCGCAGTTTTAATTTCAGGTATATTATTTATAATAATAACTGTAACATCTATAAGAGAACAAATAGTAGATTCTCTTCCGGAAAATTTAAAACTTGCAATAACAGGGGGAATAGGATTATTTGTTGCCCTTATAGGTTTAAAAAGTGGAGGAATTGTAGTAGCTAATCCAGGAACTTTAGTGGGTTTTGGAAGTTTTACAGATAAACATGTTATACTTACCTTAGTAGGAATTGTTGTAATAGCTATACTTATAGCACGTAATGTAAAGGGAGCTATGCTCATTGGAATAATAATAACAACTATAATAGGAATTCCTATGGGAATAACAAAATTATCAGGTGCAAGTTTATTTTCTATCCCTACTATGGGAAAAACTTTTATGGCGTATGATTTTAAAGGACTTTTATCTCACGGCGGAACTGGATTCTTAGGTGCGGTAGTGAGTATTTTAATGGTAATTATAACTTTAAGTTTAGTTGATTTATTTGATACTATTGGAACACTAGTAGGGACAGCACAAAAATCAAATATGATAGAAGCTGATGGAAGAGTTAGAAATATGAGAAAAGCTTTGTTTTCTGATGCGGTTGGAACTACAATAGCTTCAGGACTTGGTACAACAACTTTAGCAACAGTTGTTGAATCAGCAGCAGGTATTGCAGCTGGAGGAAGAACGGGACTTACTACTTTAGTAGTTGGAGTACTATTTGCAGTTTCAGTATTCTTCAGCGGAGTTGTAGGAATTGTACCAGCAGAAGCAACTTCACCAGCTCTTGTAATTGTTGGTATTCTTATGATGGGAGCAGTTAAAAAAATAGATTTTGATGATTTTACAGAAGCTCTTCCTGCATTCTTTACAATAGCTTTTATGCCATTTAGTTATAGTATTGCTAATGGAGTAGCAGCAGGAATAATATTCTATCCTATAATGAAAATAGTAACAGGAAGAAGAAAAGAAGTTCATCCTATAATGTATGTTATGGCCTTCTTATTCATATTAAGATTTATATTACTACCGGAATAGAAATAAACTATTAAAAGCTCTTTAGCATTTGCTAAAGGGCTCTTATTTTGGGCTATGTTTTAGGAAATTGTTGAGTTCGTATAATTTCGAAGACAATTCTAAAGTTAGTATATCTTATGCAGCTAAACTTTCGTAAACTCGTATAACTCAAACATACGAAAGTTTTTAACGCTACAAAAGATATACTAAATAAGAATTGTAGCTTCTTATTATAATCAACTCAACAATTTAAAAACATAGCCTAAAATAAGTTTATTGAGGAAATTTTACAATTCAAAAACAGTATAGCTTCATGAAAGTTTTATTGTTCACTGCTTCGAAAATTTCTCTTTTGGGGGTCAGAATAAGCTCAAAATGTAGTGAAAGATAAATTTTAAGGCGCTGTTCACAATAAACAGGATTCTTGGCTTCAGGTGGAGTTTTTGTTCCAACTGAAGGTTATTAACAGAATTCTTAGGAGGTTTACTCCTTAGAAGTCGTTATCCTTTAGGAAAAACCGTTATCCAGGGTTGTAAACATCGGACAAAACTTGCATTCCATATTTTGAATTTGTAATTATGCAATTGCCTCAATTGTTACATAATAATAGAATTAAGTTTTTAAGGATTTATTTTAGACTATGTTTTAGGAAATTGTTGAGTTCGTATAAGTTGGAAAATAATTTTAAATGCAAGTCACTGTTTTTGCAATTGAGCACCAAATAGACGACCTTATAATAAGGTTAACTATTTGGTGTTTTTGTATATAAATAATAATAAATTTTTATGAAAAAGATTACTGATTGCTTATTCAAATAGATCCTACGAAATATATATTTTATATCCGCTTCAGACTATTTGTGTTCTGCGAAAATTGAGGAAGTGCTTAAAAGTGTATAGGTTTAAACAACAGCTAAAAATAAAAAACTATTGTTTACAAAGGTAAACATTATATATAATATAGGTTAGTGAATGATTGAACTTAGCAAAATAAGATTAATTACTTAATTTTACAGTAAATAAGCAATATTTTAATATCACCAAAATATTAGATGGAATTTTAAAAACAGAATCGTATAAAGGAGGTAATAAGTTGAGAATAGCAGTGATATCAGATATACATGGTAATATAAAAGCACTTGAAGCAGTGTTAGAAGATATAAAGAAAAGAGAAGTAGATACAATAGTTTGTCTTGGAGATTTAGTTGGATATGGTCCTTTTCCTAATGAAGTTATTAAACGAATAAAAGAAGAAGATATTTTAAATATAATAGGGAATTATGATACTGCTGTGGTTTGGAATGATATAAAATATATTCAGGATAATGAACTTAATAGAAATTTTGCTTTAGATTGGTCTGTAGCTGAAGTAAGCGAAGGAAATAAAAAATATTTAAAGAGATTACCAGATGATATTGTAATTGCTGATAAAGGAAAAGTTATAACTTTTGTTCATGGAAGTAACAGAAGTGTAAATGAGTATTTAAAAGAAGATTCTAATGAAGCAAAAGAAGCCATAGAAGAATTAAAGGGAGACATTTTAGTCTGTGGTCATACTCATCTTCCTTATGAAAAAAGATATGGAAATAAAATATTAATCAATGATGGTAGTGTTGGAAAACCTAAAATAGGCAATCCTAATTCTACATATTGTATTTTAGATTTTGATGAAAACACTGAGAAGGTAGAATTTATTGAAGTTTCTTATGATTATGAAAGTATTGCTAAAGCTATGGAAGAAAGAAATTTTCCTAAAGAATTAATAGATTCAATAAGAAATGGAAAATAAAATTACCGTAATTTAGAATTAAGTTTTTCTAAGGCAACTTTATTTTAGCCTATGTTTTAAGAAATTGTTGACTTCGTATAATATCGAAAACAATTCTAAATTTAGTATAACTTATATAGCTAAGTTTTCGTAAACTCGCTAAGGCTCAAACATACGAAAGCTTTTAACGCTTTATAAGTTATACTAAATAAGAATTGTAATTTCTCATTATAATGAAGCCAACAATTTAAAAACATATACTAAAATAAAGGTGCCAAGAAAACTAAAATTCTAAAAACAAGGTATTAGTGTATGTTTGTTTTGATATATCAGGAAATTAGCTCAAACATGAGTTTTTCTTAATGTAATAATAAATTTTCAGAACAAGAATTTCTAATGCTCGTTCAAATGGTTTCTACGCAATTTATATTTTGTATTCGATTAAGTTATTTACGTTCTAGTAAAGTTCAGTATATAGTTGATAAATTTAGCCTATGTTTTAAGAAATTGTTGACTTCGTATAATTTCGAAGACAATTCTAAATTTAGTATAACTTATATAGCTAAGTTTTCGTAAACTCGCTAAGGCTCAAACATACGAAAGCTTTTAACGCTTTATAAGTTATACTAAATAAGAATTGTAATTTCTCATTATAATGAACTCAACAATTTAAAAACATATACTAAAATAAAGGTGCTAAGAAAACTAAAATTCTAAAAATGAGGTATTGTATTAGATACTGTATTTAGGAAAGGAGGATTAGTGAGGGTTTAAAGTTCAATAGAGATATTCTCACTAAAACAAATAATGAATTCAGCAGAATATTTTATAGAAAACTTAGAAATGATTGCTCATCCAGAGGGTGGATATTATAAAGAATCTTTTGTATCAGAGGAAGATATAAAGGATAGAAAAGATAGAAAATTATGGACTAGTATATACTTTTTATTGAGAAAAGGGGAGGTTTCTAATTTTCATAGATTGAAATCAGACGAAATGTGGTATTATCATTCAGGATCTCCACTGACTATATATATGATAAGTCCAGAAGGAGAAATTACTGAAGAAAAGCTGGGGTTAAATATACAGAATGAAGAAAGACCTCAAATATTAGTACCTAAAGATTATATATTTGGTTCAGCTATGAATGAAGAAGGATATGCATTAGTAGGTTGTATGGTTTCACCAGGATTTCATTTTGATGACTTTGAATTATTTAAAAGAGAAGAACTTTTGAATAATTATCCTAAGTATGAAGAAATAATCAATAAGCTAACTAGAGAATAGAAAGTGTAACGTCTTCTTATAATAAACTTAATTAACATTAAAAAAATATCTTAAATACTATTATTACTGATTAATAGTTGTTAATAGCTAAAAATGAATTTTAAGGGAATATGAATATATTATTAAAACAAAGCCTTGCAATTTTAATATACTAAAGGTGGTGGAATAAATGAGAGTTGCTTTAGGGCAGATAGATGTGAAATGGAAACAAGAAGAAGAAAATAAGAATAAATGCGAAGAGTTTATAAAAAAAGCAGTTGAAAATAAAGCCGATTTAATAGTTTTTCCTGAGATGACTTTGACAGGAGTTTCAAATAATATAGCTTATTTAAGTAAGGTTAGTGAGGATTCAGTAAAGTTCTTTAAAAATATGACTAGTAAATATAATATAAATATATGTTTTGGATATGCAAAACCTTATGAGGATAAATGCAAAAACAATCTACTCGTACTATCTTCTGACGGAGAAGAACTTGCAGAATACACAAAAATACATCCATTTTCTTTTGCTGGTGAAGATAAATATTTTGAGCCTGGATGTGAGTTACAGTTTTTTGAACTAAAAGATACTACATTATCAACTTTTATATGCTACGATTTAAGATTTCCAGAGATATTCCAAGCTGCATCTAAAAAAGCTTCAGCATTAATTGTAATTGCTAATTGGCCTAAACCTAGAAGAGAGCACTGGATAAGCCTTCTAAAAGCTAGAGCTATAGAAAATCAATGCTATGTTATTGCGGTAAATAGAGTAGGGGATGTTAAAGGCATTATATATAGTGGGGACTCTATGGTTATAGATCCATTAGGTAATGTCCTTAAGGAAAGTTTTGAAAAGGAAGAATTGATAATTTGTGATATAGAACCAGAAAAAGTGGAAAAGGTAAGAGTAAAATTTCCTTTAAAAAATGATAGAAAAGAAGAATTTTACGCTAAATTATTTACTGAATAGTTGATTGAAAAAATTGTATAATTATATAAGCATATAACTTCATGCAAGTTTTAATTATGAAAATTTCTTAAGTTATAATTGAAAAATTAAACAGCAGCTTTTATATAGGCTGCTGTTTTTGATTGCTTAAAATGATAATGAAAACTCTGTTTATCCTATGTCTACCCATCCTAGAATTCCCATCTTTTTTAAAGTGAGAGTTAAGGATGGATACGGATCTGGATAAAGGTTAGAAACCTGTTTATTTTTTAAAGAAATAAAGTTTCCCATCTTCTATAGAGCAGTCAATTAAATCTTCTTCTTGAAGATAAGCTATAAATGCTGATAAAGATGAAAGGTTAAGGAGGTATTCTTTAACATCTACTTCTATATCATTTAAGACTATTATGTTTTCTAAAAGATCCTCTCTTGTATATGGTTGATCTAATAACTCCAAAATTGTATCGCAAGTTTTTTGTATATTTTCTTCATTGATTTGTATTAATTTAATAAGTTCATCCTTATTTAAAATATCTTTACCATGACTTATTACAAAAAAGTCTGCATCTATTTCTTTTAATGTATTTAGAGTATTTAAGCTTGCACTTATATCAGACAAAAAAGGAAAAGGGTATTTTTCTAAAGTTTCCATGCTAAATATAGAATCTCCAACAAAACAT from Clostridium sp. MB40-C1 includes these protein-coding regions:
- a CDS encoding phosphoribosylformylglycinamidine synthase, with product MRSNVRRIFAEKKPHFDVEAKGLLKDLRENLNIKNLEDLRILNRYDISQIDEEEYQKAKDIIFSEPTVDYVYDECVDIKEDEIVFAVEYLPGQYDQRADSAAQCLQILTQNERPEVRCAKVIILKGDLKEEEVLKIKSYYINNVDSREASLEKVDSLETENHIPEDVEILEGFIDKSEDQIKKFKEQQGLAMSFEDILFCQKYFKEKERRNPTITEIKVIDTYWSDHCRHTTFNTKIEEVVFEDGKYTHPIKEAYSKYLEAREFVYKNNPKDMCLMDIAVMGMKELRKQGKLEDLEESDEINACSIECDVDIDGKIEKYLVMFKNETHNHPTEIEPFGGAATCLGGSIRDPLSGRSYVYQAMRVTGSADPRKPIEETIPGKLSQRQITINAAHGYSSYGNQIGLATGHVAEVYHENFVAKRMEVGAVIAAAPKENVIRLEPEKGDIVILVGGRTGRDGCGGATGSSKEHDETSILECGAEVQKGNAPTERKIQRLFRNPQVSKMIKRCNDFGAGGVSVAIGELSDGLNINLDLVTKKYEGLDGTELAISESQERMAVVVTKDDVEKFIEYAKEENLEANVVAEVTDNSRLVMSWRGKNIVDISREFLDTNGALQRTNIKVENPCTTTHFDLKSIDNIEEAWLENLKNLNVCSQKGLVERFDSSIGAGTVLMPFGGKYQATPSEVMCAKIPVMNGETSTGTLMSYGYNPNIGMWSPFHGGLYAVIESVTKIVAAGGDYKNIRLTLQEYFEKLYYNPEKWGKPFAALLGAFYAQKALEIPAIGGKDSMSGTFKDINVPPTLVSFAVDVVNTDKVISPEFKKFGNKVVLLRTSKDEHLIPNFEELKKNYSIVNKLIGEGKVLSASSIKNGGIAEAISKMCFGNKIGMNFSHNIKKNELFSEDYGSIILELDSSVELKSDFNGANYVILGFTSSKEEIKFGDIVMPINKLYERWQQPLEKVFPTKLEKQKEEEDENKLKNVTFESKIVTNPKLGIAKPKVFIPVFPGTNCEYDLEKAFKKAGAEVEVGVFRNITPKDIEESIENMTKSIKTSQMIMLPGGFSAGDEPDGSGKFIAAVFRNSKVKEAVMELLNSRDGLMLGICNGFQVLIKLGLVPYGEIRDIDEECPTLTFNKIGRHISKIVNTKITSNLSPWLNKVQAGDIHSIAVSHGEGRFVCNEKLAENLFKNGQIATQYVDLNGNPSCDIEFNPNGSMYAVEGITSPDGRVFGKMGHSERIGKNVYKNIIGEKDQKIFESGVEYFK
- a CDS encoding NCS2 family permease translates to METTNERNDSFFERFFQLSKNGTNVKTEVLAGFTTFITVAYALLVIPNILKFSGMNALGAKGDAAASIIMANDPIVSSAYVGTCIASALGTLIMSFYANLPFALAPGLGLVSFFSYSVCIKLGYTWQQGLAAVLISGILFIIITVTSIREQIVDSLPENLKLAITGGIGLFVALIGLKSGGIVVANPGTLVGFGSFTDKHVILTLVGIVVIAILIARNVKGAMLIGIIITTIIGIPMGITKLSGASLFSIPTMGKTFMAYDFKGLLSHGGTGFLGAVVSILMVIITLSLVDLFDTIGTLVGTAQKSNMIEADGRVRNMRKALFSDAVGTTIASGLGTTTLATVVESAAGIAAGGRTGLTTLVVGVLFAVSVFFSGVVGIVPAEATSPALVIVGILMMGAVKKIDFDDFTEALPAFFTIAFMPFSYSIANGVAAGIIFYPIMKIVTGRRKEVHPIMYVMAFLFILRFILLPE
- a CDS encoding metallophosphoesterase, whose product is MRIAVISDIHGNIKALEAVLEDIKKREVDTIVCLGDLVGYGPFPNEVIKRIKEEDILNIIGNYDTAVVWNDIKYIQDNELNRNFALDWSVAEVSEGNKKYLKRLPDDIVIADKGKVITFVHGSNRSVNEYLKEDSNEAKEAIEELKGDILVCGHTHLPYEKRYGNKILINDGSVGKPKIGNPNSTYCILDFDENTEKVEFIEVSYDYESIAKAMEERNFPKELIDSIRNGK
- a CDS encoding cupin domain-containing protein gives rise to the protein MNSAEYFIENLEMIAHPEGGYYKESFVSEEDIKDRKDRKLWTSIYFLLRKGEVSNFHRLKSDEMWYYHSGSPLTIYMISPEGEITEEKLGLNIQNEERPQILVPKDYIFGSAMNEEGYALVGCMVSPGFHFDDFELFKREELLNNYPKYEEIINKLTRE
- a CDS encoding carbon-nitrogen family hydrolase; the protein is MRVALGQIDVKWKQEEENKNKCEEFIKKAVENKADLIVFPEMTLTGVSNNIAYLSKVSEDSVKFFKNMTSKYNINICFGYAKPYEDKCKNNLLVLSSDGEELAEYTKIHPFSFAGEDKYFEPGCELQFFELKDTTLSTFICYDLRFPEIFQAASKKASALIVIANWPKPRREHWISLLKARAIENQCYVIAVNRVGDVKGIIYSGDSMVIDPLGNVLKESFEKEELIICDIEPEKVEKVRVKFPLKNDRKEEFYAKLFTE